The DNA segment AAAGTTTTTGATCCGGTATCATATTGTCCGTGCTCATCCGTGTGAATCAGTGGCATTAATTCAAAACTTTTTAGTTCTGGTTTCACCGCGATAATGTGGAATTAATTCCTCCGCATCATCATTCTGCCCTGCATATTCGGTTTTTCAAACGCGGCTTGCATTTTCTTGCCGGCACGAGCATACTCAATTTCTACCTTAGAACCGGTATCCAGTTTTTCATACATTTCAAAAAACTTATCGAGAGTTTCAACTTTTTGTCCGTTCAAAGATTTTATTTCGTCGCCTTCTTTAATATCTGCGTTCCCCAAAGCGCCGGTCATTCCTTCCATGATGCGCATGACTTTAAGTGTGCCCTCTTCTTCACCCAAAATTAACCCGGTGCCAAACCATGGCCGCATCTCTTCGGAGTCTCCGCCATCCATGGTGAAGGTTCTCATCATGCCGCCTTCATGACCTTCTTCCTCCCCCGGCATGTCGTTTAGTATCATGATATTCGCCCCTTCCGGCATATCCTCGGGATCGATTTTCTTGAAAGACTCTATCATCAGCTCGCCTTTGCGGCGAATGCCCATTTTCAAAGTTCCGCCGATCTCGAGCGCGTTGTACAGCTCTTCAAATTCTTGCACCGTTTTCACGCGCTGGGCGTTGACCATGAGAATTTCATCATTTTCTTTCAGTACGATGTCGCCATATCCTTGGGGTCGCAGCCGTTCCGGCAACACCATCATTACTTTGATGGTGTCATCTTTACTGGTCAAAATGGTTTGAACTTCTTTCAAGTGAAAAGCCCCGTCGCCGCCCTCTATTCGTCGTTCCATTGTTACTTGAGCGTTT comes from the candidate division KSB1 bacterium genome and includes:
- a CDS encoding PDZ domain-containing protein → MKLIYKLSFLVLLTGFSLQTSNAQVTMERRIEGGDGAFHLKEVQTILTSKDDTIKVMMVLPERLRPQGYGDIVLKENDEILMVNAQRVKTVQEFEELYNALEIGGTLKMGIRRKGELMIESFKKIDPEDMPEGANIMILNDMPGEEEGHEGGMMRTFTMDGGDSEEMRPWFGTGLILGEEEGTLKVMRIMEGMTGALGNADIKEGDEIKSLNGQKVETLDKFFEMYEKLDTGSKVEIEYARAGKKMQAAFEKPNMQGRMMMRRN